The following coding sequences are from one Halorubrum sp. BOL3-1 window:
- the nuoK gene encoding NADH-quinone oxidoreductase subunit NuoK, whose amino-acid sequence MTAIAASIPPSWYLLLASAVFCIGLFGVLTRRNALYFLMSVELMMNAANINFVAFALYYGDLTGQVFALFVIALAAAEVAIGIGIILVLYRNFGTTDVTVPAEMRW is encoded by the coding sequence GTGACCGCCATCGCCGCTTCGATCCCGCCGTCGTGGTATCTACTGTTGGCGTCGGCCGTGTTCTGTATCGGACTGTTCGGCGTGCTGACGCGGCGGAACGCGCTGTACTTCCTCATGAGCGTCGAGCTCATGATGAACGCAGCAAATATAAATTTCGTCGCGTTCGCGCTGTACTACGGCGACCTCACGGGGCAGGTGTTCGCGCTGTTCGTCATCGCGCTCGCCGCCGCCGAGGTCGCCATCGGTATCGGCATCATACTCGTGTTATACCGCAACTTCGGCACGACAGACGTGACTGTTCCCGCGGAGATGAGGTGGTAA
- a CDS encoding NADH-quinone oxidoreductase subunit J: MVEVTIAFGLFAAVTLAFALGVVLARDVFHAALLLGGALTSVAVHYVMLRAEFIAAMQILVYVGGVLILVTFAVMLTRSDSETEVSRA; this comes from the coding sequence ATGGTTGAAGTCACCATCGCGTTCGGGCTGTTCGCCGCGGTTACGCTGGCGTTCGCCCTCGGGGTCGTCCTGGCGCGCGACGTGTTCCACGCCGCGCTGCTTCTGGGCGGAGCCCTCACGAGCGTCGCGGTGCACTACGTGATGCTGCGGGCGGAGTTTATCGCCGCCATGCAGATCCTCGTCTACGTGGGCGGGGTCCTCATCCTGGTCACGTTCGCCGTGATGCTCACGCGGTCGGATTCCGAAACGGAGGTGAGTCGCGCGTGA
- a CDS encoding NADH-quinone oxidoreductase subunit I → MIGLMKSMATTMKHALDGKTFTVEYPEDAPEVSPRFRGVHKFSQERCIWCRQCENVCPNDTIQIVQDDQRNGEQYNLHIGQCIYCRLCEEVCPVDAILLTQNFEFTADTKDDFVFNKEQLKNVPWYKEIDPLESRNPDRGAWIGEGDGEVDYQ, encoded by the coding sequence ATGATCGGACTCATGAAATCCATGGCGACGACGATGAAACACGCGCTGGACGGGAAGACGTTCACCGTGGAATACCCGGAGGACGCGCCCGAGGTGAGCCCGCGGTTCCGCGGGGTCCATAAGTTCAGCCAAGAGCGTTGCATCTGGTGTCGACAGTGCGAGAACGTCTGTCCGAACGACACGATCCAGATCGTTCAGGACGACCAGCGCAACGGCGAGCAGTACAATCTTCATATCGGGCAGTGTATCTACTGTCGGCTCTGCGAGGAGGTCTGTCCGGTCGACGCCATCCTGTTGACGCAGAACTTCGAGTTCACCGCGGACACGAAAGACGACTTCGTGTTCAACAAAGAACAGCTCAAGAACGTCCCGTGGTACAAGGAGATCGACCCGCTGGAGTCCCGGAATCCCGATCGCGGTGCATGGATCGGGGAGGGCGACGGCGAGGTCGACTACCAGTAG
- a CDS encoding complex I subunit 1 family protein: MGAAPAQLFPEFIVDTLGLDSVIGEVAASLVAAFVVGNIILAFTGIAGPWAKRKITAAFTDRIAVDRIGPYGLLIIPAAAVQLLAKELIIPEGVDRPSWDIAPIILPASALLGFSVIPMGHIGPINLHLADPEVGFALVFAFASIASVSLVMAGYASNNKYSLLGGLRAVAQNLAYEIPLIVTAMSAVIFAGTLQMSGIVGAQTEALVTIGGVAIPSWYAFVNPFAFVLFLTANMAEIGRNPFDIPEAPTEIVGGYQTEYSSAYFVLFYLGEFVHIFLGGAILAVTFLGGASGPGPESIGFIWFVVKIWGFFLFTQWARAAIPRVRIDQLIEIGWKGMLVLSFANLVLTAVIVGVIA; the protein is encoded by the coding sequence ATGGGCGCGGCGCCCGCACAGCTGTTTCCCGAGTTCATCGTGGACACGCTCGGACTCGACAGCGTGATCGGTGAGGTCGCGGCCTCGCTGGTCGCCGCGTTCGTCGTCGGGAACATCATCCTCGCGTTCACGGGCATCGCGGGCCCGTGGGCGAAACGGAAGATCACGGCCGCGTTCACCGACCGGATCGCGGTTGACCGGATCGGTCCCTACGGCCTGCTCATCATCCCGGCGGCCGCCGTCCAACTCCTCGCGAAGGAGCTCATCATCCCCGAGGGCGTCGACCGTCCCTCGTGGGACATCGCGCCGATCATCCTGCCGGCGTCCGCGCTGCTCGGCTTCTCCGTCATCCCGATGGGACACATTGGTCCGATCAACCTCCACCTCGCGGACCCGGAGGTCGGGTTCGCGCTGGTGTTCGCGTTCGCGTCGATCGCGTCCGTCTCGCTGGTGATGGCCGGCTACGCGTCGAACAACAAGTACTCGCTTCTCGGCGGGCTCCGCGCCGTCGCGCAGAACCTCGCGTACGAGATCCCGCTCATCGTCACGGCGATGTCGGCGGTGATATTCGCTGGAACACTCCAGATGAGCGGTATTGTCGGCGCGCAGACGGAGGCGCTCGTGACGATCGGTGGCGTCGCCATCCCGTCGTGGTACGCGTTCGTGAACCCGTTCGCGTTCGTGCTGTTCCTCACGGCGAACATGGCCGAGATCGGCCGGAACCCGTTCGACATCCCCGAGGCGCCGACGGAGATCGTCGGGGGGTACCAGACGGAGTACTCCTCGGCGTACTTCGTCCTCTTCTACCTCGGGGAGTTCGTCCACATCTTCCTCGGCGGTGCGATCCTCGCCGTGACGTTCCTGGGCGGCGCCTCCGGGCCCGGTCCGGAGAGTATCGGCTTCATCTGGTTCGTGGTGAAGATCTGGGGCTTCTTCCTGTTCACGCAGTGGGCCCGCGCGGCGATACCCCGCGTCCGGATCGATCAGCTGATCGAGATCGGCTGGAAAGGTATGCTGGTGCTGTCGTTCGCGAACCTGGTTCTCACGGCCGTAATCGTGGGGGTGATCGCGTAA
- a CDS encoding NADH-quinone oxidoreductase subunit D encodes MSLERPDTTDDAAVERTPDELEALLGDLVVARDDHLNAPGFVIRPDTVQETLSTLKQQAGYDHLSVVSAQEYENRYESIYHLKKYDDPTQEVSVVVPADKDNPVSETAEPVFRTADWHEREAYDLIGVEYEGHPDLRRILLPETWQGHPLSMDYDKDRPQIATLPEHANPLEDHHRDEKSDTMFLNIGPHHPATHGVLHLKTVLDGEQVVDVEPDIGYLHRSEEQMAQSGTYRHQIMPYPDRWDYISAGLLNEWAYARAAEDLADIEVPEYAQVIRTMGAEMCRIAAHMLALATFALDINGDFTATFMYAINDRERVQNLLEDLTGQRLMFNYFRLGGVVWDLPEDREAFFSDTRDFLDQLPESIEEYHNLITSNEIFQMRTIDTGVLPPEVAKNYGATGPVGRGSGVDYDLRRDDPYGYYDELDWDVVTEDGCDNFSRLLVRMREVEESAKIIGQCVDLLEDWPEDERNIQANVPRTLRPDDDTEIYRAVEGAKGELGIYIRADGTDKPARFKIRSPCFSNLQTLPEMANGEYIPDVIAALGSLDVVLGEVDR; translated from the coding sequence ATGAGCCTCGAACGACCGGACACCACCGACGACGCGGCGGTCGAGCGCACGCCCGACGAGCTGGAGGCGCTGCTCGGTGACCTCGTCGTCGCCCGCGACGACCATCTGAACGCGCCCGGGTTCGTCATCCGCCCGGACACCGTCCAGGAAACGCTCTCGACCCTGAAACAGCAGGCGGGGTACGACCACCTCTCGGTCGTCTCCGCACAGGAGTACGAGAACCGCTACGAATCGATCTACCACCTGAAGAAGTACGACGATCCCACCCAAGAAGTCAGCGTCGTCGTCCCCGCGGACAAGGATAACCCCGTCTCCGAGACGGCCGAACCCGTCTTCCGCACCGCCGACTGGCACGAGCGGGAGGCGTACGACCTGATCGGCGTCGAGTACGAGGGCCATCCCGACCTCCGTCGGATCCTGCTGCCCGAGACCTGGCAGGGCCACCCCCTGTCGATGGACTACGACAAGGACCGGCCGCAGATCGCCACGCTGCCGGAGCACGCGAACCCGCTGGAGGACCATCACAGAGACGAGAAGTCCGACACGATGTTCCTCAACATCGGGCCGCACCACCCGGCGACACACGGCGTCCTCCACCTGAAGACGGTCCTCGACGGCGAACAGGTCGTCGACGTCGAGCCGGACATCGGCTACCTCCATCGCAGCGAGGAGCAGATGGCGCAGTCGGGCACGTACCGCCACCAGATCATGCCGTACCCGGACCGCTGGGACTACATTTCGGCGGGCCTGCTCAACGAGTGGGCGTACGCCCGCGCGGCCGAGGACCTCGCGGACATCGAGGTCCCCGAGTACGCGCAGGTCATCCGAACGATGGGCGCGGAGATGTGTCGGATTGCCGCGCACATGCTCGCGCTGGCGACGTTCGCGCTCGACATCAACGGGGATTTCACGGCGACGTTCATGTACGCCATCAACGACCGCGAGCGCGTCCAGAACCTCTTGGAGGACCTGACGGGCCAGCGGCTGATGTTCAATTACTTCCGGCTCGGCGGCGTCGTCTGGGACCTTCCGGAGGACCGCGAGGCGTTCTTTTCGGACACCCGCGACTTCCTCGACCAGCTGCCGGAGTCGATCGAGGAGTACCACAACCTGATCACCTCGAACGAGATCTTCCAGATGCGGACGATCGACACCGGTGTCCTCCCGCCGGAGGTCGCGAAGAACTACGGCGCGACCGGACCCGTCGGCCGCGGCTCGGGGGTCGACTACGACCTGCGCCGCGACGACCCGTACGGCTACTACGACGAGCTCGACTGGGACGTCGTCACCGAGGACGGTTGTGACAACTTCAGCCGCCTGCTCGTCCGGATGCGCGAGGTCGAGGAGTCCGCGAAGATCATCGGGCAGTGCGTCGACCTGCTCGAAGACTGGCCCGAAGACGAGCGGAACATTCAGGCGAACGTGCCGCGCACGCTGCGCCCGGACGACGACACCGAGATCTACCGCGCCGTCGAGGGTGCGAAGGGCGAGCTCGGCATCTACATCCGCGCCGATGGGACGGACAAGCCCGCCCGGTTCAAGATCCGGTCGCCGTGCTTCTCGAACCTCCAGACGCTGCCGGAGATGGCGAACGGGGAGTACATCCCCGACGTCATCGCCGCGCTCGGTAGCCTCGACGTCGTCCTCGGGGAGGTGGACCGCTGA
- a CDS encoding NADH-quinone oxidoreductase subunit B, whose product MSSDQPFITDESQVVTETRDARMTGQGDRFNSRLREAFGSSPFILTKFDKFLNWCRGSSMFMLQFGIACCSIEMMHTYAVKHDLDRFGSGVPRASPRQADVMIVPGTIVSKFAPRMKRVYDQMPEPKFVVGMGSCTISGGPFQEGYNVIKGAEEVIPIDIHVPGCPPRPEALVYGVVKLQERVANGEAAPVTVKPYELQEFSDLERDELVDKLTDQIGEDELVMRYNFADSP is encoded by the coding sequence ATGAGCAGCGATCAACCGTTTATCACCGACGAATCGCAGGTCGTGACCGAGACCAGAGACGCCCGGATGACCGGACAGGGAGACCGCTTCAACTCCCGGCTCCGGGAGGCGTTCGGCTCCTCGCCGTTCATCCTCACCAAGTTCGACAAGTTCCTGAACTGGTGTCGGGGCTCCTCGATGTTCATGTTGCAGTTCGGTATCGCCTGCTGTAGCATCGAGATGATGCACACCTACGCGGTGAAACACGACCTCGACCGCTTCGGGTCGGGCGTCCCCCGCGCCTCGCCGCGACAGGCCGACGTGATGATCGTCCCCGGAACGATCGTCTCGAAGTTCGCCCCGCGGATGAAGCGCGTCTACGACCAGATGCCCGAGCCGAAGTTCGTCGTCGGCATGGGTTCGTGTACCATCTCCGGCGGCCCGTTCCAGGAGGGGTACAACGTGATCAAGGGCGCCGAGGAGGTCATCCCGATCGACATCCACGTCCCCGGCTGCCCGCCTCGCCCCGAGGCGCTCGTCTACGGCGTCGTGAAGCTGCAGGAGCGCGTCGCCAACGGCGAGGCCGCGCCCGTCACCGTCAAGCCGTACGAGCTACAGGAGTTCTCGGACCTCGAACGCGACGAGCTCGTCGACAAGCTGACCGACCAGATCGGCGAGGACGAACTCGTCATGCGGTACAATTTCGCTGATTCGCCATGA
- a CDS encoding NADH-quinone oxidoreductase subunit A: MSDWIAIGALAVVGLLIPIAMMTVSALLRPSVPETGKSTTYESGETPTGGTRIRFNIQYYMVALLFVVFDIETVLLFPWAVIYRPAVQAGVPMTDLLWPMLAFVGILAVGLVWAWRSGAISWARSPRATSRKTTEELN, from the coding sequence ATGAGCGATTGGATAGCGATTGGCGCCTTGGCGGTCGTCGGCCTGCTCATCCCGATAGCGATGATGACAGTGTCGGCGTTGCTCCGTCCGAGCGTGCCTGAGACCGGTAAAAGTACCACCTACGAGTCCGGCGAGACCCCGACGGGCGGGACGCGGATCCGGTTCAACATCCAGTACTACATGGTCGCGCTGTTGTTCGTCGTGTTCGACATCGAGACCGTGTTGCTGTTCCCGTGGGCGGTCATCTACCGCCCGGCCGTCCAGGCCGGCGTTCCGATGACTGACCTGCTGTGGCCGATGTTGGCGTTCGTCGGAATCCTCGCGGTCGGACTCGTCTGGGCGTGGCGGTCGGGGGCGATCAGCTGGGCCCGCAGCCCCCGTGCGACCAGCAGAAAAACGACGGAGGAACTCAACTAA
- the purE gene encoding 5-(carboxyamino)imidazole ribonucleotide mutase — MTTVDDLIDRLESEAESDADPEMTPDVGIIMGSDSDLPVMEDAYDALDDLAFAEQTDFDDAPDARFTYESYVVSAHRTPELMYAYGETATDRGLNVIIAGAGGKSADLPNMTASIAYPVPVIGVPVQEKSVDSVIGMPTGAPIVAVDAGKSYNAALSAAQVLGREHETVAERLVDLHENQKAGVADVSADLHDLGVDEFRDR; from the coding sequence GTGACCACCGTCGACGACCTCATCGACCGACTCGAATCGGAGGCGGAATCGGACGCCGACCCGGAGATGACCCCCGACGTTGGGATCATCATGGGGTCGGACTCGGACCTCCCCGTCATGGAGGACGCGTACGACGCGCTTGACGACCTCGCCTTCGCGGAGCAGACCGACTTCGACGACGCGCCGGACGCGCGGTTCACCTACGAAAGCTACGTCGTCTCCGCGCACCGGACGCCGGAGCTGATGTACGCGTACGGCGAGACGGCAACCGACCGCGGTCTCAACGTCATCATCGCGGGCGCGGGCGGGAAGTCGGCCGACCTGCCGAACATGACCGCCTCGATCGCGTATCCCGTCCCCGTGATCGGGGTGCCCGTTCAGGAGAAGTCCGTCGACTCCGTGATCGGGATGCCGACCGGCGCACCGATCGTCGCGGTGGACGCCGGGAAGTCGTACAACGCCGCTCTCTCCGCCGCACAGGTGCTCGGCCGCGAACACGAGACCGTCGCGGAACGGCTGGTCGACCTCCACGAGAACCAGAAGGCGGGCGTTGCGGACGTCTCGGCCGACCTCCACGACCTGGGCGTCGACGAGTTCCGCGACCGGTAA
- a CDS encoding NUDIX hydrolase, giving the protein MVDADVPRERQTLRLPTDRIDALRRWAEEGTATAAAARVRDSDGRIALVRNAWSDGWLPPGGAVEPGESLSAAAEREVSEETGLDATIGGSLVVVEQTYVDAASDAVAFEADYVVFTGSADGTIPNADTLGAAADEIRAARWFDAVPNDLHDGDLLRPYL; this is encoded by the coding sequence ATGGTCGACGCCGACGTTCCGCGCGAGCGACAGACCCTCCGTCTCCCGACCGACCGGATCGATGCGCTCCGCCGGTGGGCCGAGGAGGGGACCGCGACCGCGGCGGCCGCCCGCGTCCGCGACTCGGACGGTCGGATCGCGCTCGTCCGGAACGCGTGGTCCGACGGCTGGCTCCCGCCGGGCGGCGCGGTCGAACCCGGCGAGTCGCTCTCGGCGGCCGCGGAGCGCGAAGTCAGCGAGGAGACGGGACTGGACGCGACGATCGGCGGCTCACTGGTCGTCGTCGAACAGACCTACGTCGACGCCGCGAGCGACGCGGTCGCGTTCGAGGCCGACTACGTCGTTTTCACGGGAAGCGCCGACGGGACAATCCCCAACGCCGACACACTCGGCGCCGCCGCGGACGAGATCCGGGCGGCCCGGTGGTTCGACGCGGTACCGAACGACCTCCACGACGGCGACCTCCTTCGACCGTACCTGTAA
- a CDS encoding 5-(carboxyamino)imidazole ribonucleotide synthase has product MSTTLPGPTLGVVGGGQLGRMMAEAAAPLGVDLVVLDPTPDCPAAPVASDQIVGDFDDADAIHELASRVDALTFEIELADPTVLAAASEEHGVPVHPDPATLETIQDKLVQKEALADAGIPVPEFVAVATAEGLERVVEEFDGVMLKAREGGYDGRGNVPVDDPADAADALAEVGGNAMAEEFLDFEREIAVMGLKGADGETRTYPVTETVHREEILRESVSPARADDAVVAEAESVARDVLDVLDGRGVYGIELFETREGDVSVNEIAPRPHNSGHWTIEGARTSQFENHVRAVLGRPLGPTDLVAPAVTANVLGDVHETRPATLRGVESVLDAPDAALHWYGKDDVYPLRKMGHLTVTDGDFDPDGVSLDERDALLDRARELRDGLTFRTD; this is encoded by the coding sequence ATGTCGACCACTCTGCCTGGACCGACGCTCGGCGTCGTCGGCGGGGGACAGCTGGGCCGAATGATGGCCGAGGCCGCCGCGCCGCTGGGCGTCGACCTCGTCGTGTTGGACCCGACGCCCGACTGTCCGGCGGCGCCCGTCGCGAGCGACCAGATCGTCGGTGACTTCGATGACGCGGACGCGATCCATGAGCTCGCGAGCCGCGTCGACGCCCTCACGTTCGAGATCGAACTCGCGGACCCGACGGTCCTCGCGGCCGCGAGCGAGGAGCACGGCGTGCCGGTCCACCCCGACCCGGCCACCCTCGAAACGATCCAGGACAAGCTCGTCCAGAAGGAGGCGCTCGCGGACGCCGGGATCCCCGTCCCCGAGTTCGTCGCGGTCGCGACCGCCGAGGGGCTCGAACGCGTCGTCGAGGAGTTCGACGGCGTCATGCTGAAGGCCCGCGAGGGCGGCTACGACGGCCGCGGGAACGTCCCGGTCGACGATCCCGCGGACGCGGCCGACGCGCTCGCCGAGGTCGGCGGGAACGCGATGGCCGAGGAGTTCCTCGACTTCGAGCGCGAGATCGCCGTGATGGGGCTGAAGGGCGCCGACGGCGAGACCCGGACCTATCCGGTCACGGAGACGGTCCACCGCGAGGAGATCCTCCGCGAGAGCGTGTCGCCCGCCCGCGCCGACGACGCGGTCGTCGCGGAGGCCGAGTCGGTCGCCCGCGACGTGCTCGACGTGCTCGACGGCCGCGGCGTCTACGGGATCGAGCTGTTCGAGACCCGCGAGGGGGACGTCTCGGTCAACGAGATCGCGCCGCGCCCGCACAACTCCGGCCACTGGACGATCGAGGGCGCGCGCACCTCGCAGTTCGAGAACCACGTCCGCGCGGTCCTCGGCCGGCCGCTCGGCCCCACGGACCTCGTCGCGCCCGCGGTGACCGCCAACGTTCTCGGAGACGTTCACGAGACGCGGCCGGCCACGCTCCGAGGCGTCGAGTCCGTCCTCGACGCGCCCGACGCCGCCCTCCACTGGTACGGCAAAGACGACGTCTACCCGCTCCGGAAGATGGGCCACCTCACGGTGACGGACGGCGACTTCGACCCGGATGGCGTCTCGCTCGACGAGCGCGACGCGCTGCTTGACCGGGCGCGCGAACTGCGCGACGGGCTGACGTTCCGGACCGACTGA
- a CDS encoding PGF-pre-PGF domain-containing protein, translating into MSRTRSTPITVVIASLLVVSAVAGAPVAVAQDGPPPTPAAYFGDITIDGEPAPEGVEVTAHVDGERRGSLTTTQTGAYGGSSAFDQKLVVEGTNDDAGATVEFRVNGEVAGTDEAVEWEPGEVRRVDLTVGDGGDGGDGGDGGDGGDGGDGGDGGDGGDGGDGSDGGDGGDGSDGGDGGDGGDGGTTNTGGGGAVAPSPTGDTVETTTASVETANDTATLTAGTVDAGEVVEAELPDETASSNATLSALSVAASSDITSFDLDVTPMEPAGMPDDVRDHEDAETVSAFEIASETFDSGEVDSAEIRFETEMSAFSDTESPDDVALYRYHNNRWHELPTAYEGNGTYVAETPGFSYFAVGGPQSDVTVADAALGTEEVAPERATEVVVELRNAGDAEGTTNVDLRINGELVDDRTITVPADATRRVTFTPEFPETGEYEVAVGSTEAGTVSVVESTSSDAESSDSSDAAANDANDVDASDEGGSPLEGFGVGLTQVVGLVSLLLVVAGGFLLLRRE; encoded by the coding sequence ATGTCACGCACACGCTCAACCCCGATCACGGTCGTCATCGCCTCGCTACTGGTCGTCTCCGCGGTCGCCGGCGCGCCGGTGGCCGTCGCGCAGGACGGGCCGCCGCCGACGCCCGCGGCCTACTTCGGTGACATCACCATCGACGGGGAGCCGGCCCCGGAGGGCGTCGAGGTCACCGCGCACGTCGACGGCGAGCGCCGCGGGAGCCTCACCACGACCCAAACCGGCGCGTACGGCGGATCGTCCGCGTTCGACCAGAAACTCGTCGTCGAAGGAACGAACGACGACGCGGGAGCAACCGTCGAGTTCCGCGTCAACGGCGAGGTTGCCGGGACCGACGAAGCGGTCGAGTGGGAGCCGGGCGAGGTCCGCCGTGTCGACCTCACTGTCGGTGACGGAGGCGACGGCGGCGACGGTGGTGACGGCGGCGACGGCGGCGACGGTGGTGACGGCGGCGACGGCGGTGACGGAGGCGACGGCGGTGACGGAAGCGACGGCGGCGACGGCGGTGACGGAAGCGACGGCGGCGACGGAGGCGACGGCGGTGACGGCGGTACCACTAACACTGGCGGCGGCGGTGCGGTCGCACCCTCGCCGACCGGCGACACCGTCGAGACGACGACGGCGTCGGTCGAGACGGCGAACGACACCGCGACGCTCACCGCGGGGACCGTCGACGCCGGCGAAGTCGTGGAGGCGGAACTACCGGACGAGACGGCGTCGTCGAACGCGACGCTCTCGGCGCTGTCCGTCGCTGCGTCGTCAGATATCACCTCGTTCGACCTCGACGTGACGCCGATGGAGCCCGCCGGGATGCCCGACGACGTGCGCGACCACGAGGACGCGGAGACCGTCTCGGCGTTCGAGATCGCGTCGGAAACGTTCGACTCCGGCGAGGTCGACAGCGCGGAGATCCGCTTCGAGACGGAGATGTCGGCGTTCTCCGACACCGAATCGCCCGATGACGTCGCGCTGTACCGCTACCACAACAACCGGTGGCACGAGCTGCCGACGGCCTACGAGGGGAACGGCACCTACGTCGCCGAGACGCCCGGCTTCTCGTACTTCGCCGTCGGCGGTCCGCAGTCGGACGTGACGGTCGCGGACGCCGCGCTCGGAACCGAAGAGGTGGCCCCGGAGCGCGCGACGGAGGTGGTCGTCGAACTGCGGAACGCGGGCGACGCCGAGGGGACGACGAACGTCGACCTCCGGATCAACGGCGAACTCGTGGACGACCGGACGATCACGGTCCCCGCCGACGCGACCCGACGCGTCACGTTCACGCCGGAGTTCCCCGAGACCGGCGAGTACGAGGTCGCCGTCGGCTCGACCGAGGCGGGAACCGTGTCGGTCGTCGAGTCGACGTCGTCCGACGCGGAGTCGAGCGACAGCTCCGACGCAGCGGCTAACGACGCGAACGATGTCGACGCCTCCGACGAGGGCGGGTCGCCGCTCGAAGGGTTCGGCGTCGGTCTCACGCAGGTCGTCGGCCTCGTGAGCCTACTGCTCGTCGTGGCCGGCGGGTTCCTGCTGTTACGCCGGGAGTAG